A region from the Silene latifolia isolate original U9 population chromosome 7, ASM4854445v1, whole genome shotgun sequence genome encodes:
- the LOC141590067 gene encoding uncharacterized protein LOC141590067, translated as MIISSWNVRGMNDPLKQQDVLEFLKRNKVDCGAVIETHIKSNLAKVIYKRQFSCYSLATNYDSHHGGRIWLLWNPATVQVKVLASGAQFLHCSLLHYSSQKHILLTVVYAFNRAQERMELGNALKRLSHGLVDPWVCVGDFNVSLSSEERVGCVLHDKKMQDFRDCLHSCVLEDHPYTGGVYTWHNNQVSSPKWAKLDRLLVNSSWFLQISGSSVAFLPSGVSDHSSILLNVAASHTIHKPFRYLKCWSLSPNFGDCVSSGWSAPASGNKIYSFFSKLRALRPVLKQLHSLEYTNLSSRVAAAKLQLQECQQLLQDSPLSHVLLLQEKHLLHQYRLIKEAEMGMLSQKAKIHHLKLSDLNTRFFYASIAVRKAKNTIGIITDAQGQLCQGHQQVTQAFLNGLFDNSMLVSQHQWVS; from the coding sequence ATGATCATTTCCTCCTGGAATGTGAGGGGGATGAATGACCCTCTAAAACAGCAGGATGTTTTAGAATTCCTGAAAAGGAATAAGGTTGATTGTGGGGCAGTTATAGAAACCCATATTAAGAGTAATTTAGCAAAGGTTATATACAAAAGGCAGTTTAGTTGTTACTCTCTTGCTACCAATTATGACTCTCATCATGGTGGTCGGATTTGGCTCTTGTGGAACCCTGCTACTGTGCAAGTTAAGGTGTTGGCTTCTGGTGCTCAATTCCTCCATTGTTCCTTGTTGCATTATTCTTCTCAAAAGCATATTCTTCTTACTGTGGTCTATGCTTTTAATAGAGCTCAGGAAAGAATGGAGCTAGGGAATGCTCTTAAAAGACTTTCTCATGGTCTGGTTGATCCCTGGGTTTGTGTGGGAGATTTTAATGTTTCTCTTAGTTCTGAGGAGCGTGTGGGTTGTGTTCTTCATGATAAGAAAATGCAGGATTTTAGGGATTGCCTTCACTCTTGTGTTCTGGAGGATCATCCCTATACTGGAGGGGTTTATACCTGGCATAATAATCAAGTCTCTTCCCCTAAGTGGGCTAAATTAGATAGGCTCCTTGTTAACTCTTCTTGGTTCCTCCAGATTTCAGGATCTTCTGTTGCTTTTCTTCCATCTGGTGTTTCTGATCACTCTTCTATTCTTCTCAATGTGGCTGCTAGTCATACTATTCATAAGCCTTTTAGGTACCTTAAATGTTGGTCTCTTTCTCCTAATTTTGGTGATTGTGTTTCTAGTGGATGGAGTGCTCCTGCTTCTGGGAATAAGATTTATTCCTTCTTTTCTAAATTGAGAGCTTTAAGGCCTGTGCTAAAACAGCTTCATTCTCTGGAATATACTAACCTATCCTCTAGAGTTGCAGCTGCAAAGCTTCAGCTTCAGGAATGCCAGCAGCTCTTGCAAGATTCTCCGCTTAGCCATGTTCTTTTACTGCAAGAGAAGCATCTTTTGCATCAGTATAGGCTTATTAAGGAAGCTGAGATGGGAATGCTTTCTCAGAAAGCTAAAATTCACCACCTTAAACTTTCTGATCTGAATACTAGATTCTTTTATGCAAGTATTGCAGTTCGAAAGGCTAAGAATACTATTGGGATTATCACTGATGCTCAGGGGCAGCTCTGTCAAGGGCATCAACAGGTTACTCAGGCATTTCTAAATGGGTTATTTGATAACTCAATGCTTGTGTCACAACATCAATGGGTCAGTTGA